The proteins below are encoded in one region of Hordeum vulgare subsp. vulgare chromosome 3H, MorexV3_pseudomolecules_assembly, whole genome shotgun sequence:
- the LOC123440696 gene encoding probable histone acetyltransferase HAC-like 1: MNAWQRTLMNQVGSAGLGVGGSGGVQMQDVVGLAAAADPEFVMLRDNTREKIHQFLERGPLLAVWRRRLRALSRRLEEILFRKYPNKMEYYNMSRQPMPPALMFAMKTFRAQIRQYLQNQQSLRQIVSSSGYGAMNLTSNIVQGASENSRMSSVTGDFGASSSSANMVLQNVNMDTSLPAGAPDDGHVNTVLSLGINPTRHDLSRASNNNQARPTPMKDLPRVPKFNCPVCISEMVDASSTICGHIFCKKCIEASIRFQKKCPTCRRRLTMRNFHRIYLPAMD, translated from the exons ATGAATGCGTGGCAGAGGACGCTGATGAATCAGGTTGGTAGCGCTGGCCTTGGCGTTGGCGGCTCCGGCGGGGTGCAGATGCAGGATGTGGTGGGCCTTGCCGCGGCGGCCGATCCCGAGTTTGTGATGCTGCGGGACAACACCCGAGAGAAGAT ACATCAGTTTTTGGAAAGGGGGCCATTGCTGGCTGTGTGGCGGCGCCGCCTCCGGGCGCTCTCGAGGCGGCTTGAGGAGATCTTGTTTAGAAAATACCCAAACAAG ATGGAGTACTACAATATGAGTAGGCAACCAATGCCACCAGCATTAATGTTTGCTATGAAGACCTTCAGGGCTCAGATCCGACAATATCTACAAAACCAACAATCGTTAAGACAGATAGTATCTTCCTCAGGCTATGGGGCAATGAATCTGACATCCAATATTGTGCAAGGTGCAAGTGAAAATTCTCGAATGTCTTCTGTGACGGGCGATTTTGGCGCTTCGTCGTCTAGTGCAAACATGGTTCTGCAGAACGTCAACATGGATACCTCACTGCCTG CAGGAGCTCCTGATGATGGGCATGTGAACACAGTGCTTTCTCTGGGGATAAACCCTACACGACATGATCTTTCTAGAGCGTCCAACAACAACCAG GCACGCCCGACGCCTATGAAGGATCTCCCAAGGGTACCAAAGTTCAACTGCCCAGTCTGCATCAGTGAGATGGTTGATGCGTCGTCTACTATCTGTGGCCACATCTTCTGCAAGAAATGCATTGAGGCCTCAATCCGATTTCAGAAGAAGTGCCCTACCTGTCGTAGGAGGCTGACCATGAGAAATTTCCACCGCATCTACCTCCCGGCGATGGATTGA